The stretch of DNA CAGACCAAAATAAACTGGATGACCTCAAGGAAATAATCCCACATATTTACAGTTGAACTAATCATAGGTAGACCACCCGAGAGAATGTGATGCATTAAACCCAACCACATTAAATCCTCCTGTAAGCTGAATGAAATGAGTTTGATGCCGATTTTTAACACGCGATGCATTTTGGACCGCGGCGCTCGTCGTTCCGCTCGAATCTGGATGCGAGTGAGAATTTTAAGGCTCACAGGAGAGGAGTTTTAAAGTAGCCGTGAATCGGTGGACATGTTCCCGGGAGGACGAGTCTGTGGATTTCATCAGTAGGCGAGGCGGGAGGCGGACCGAGCCGAGGTCTGGAATACAGATCTGCAGCACCGTCGTAAGGACGGTGTCACTGCCCAGCTGTCTGTCCCTGCACACAAATCCACATGACAGGCAGGATGCGGTCCATTCGTCATGAAGATGCTGACATGTTGCTGACGGTCGGTCCTGAAGCATCCATTAACCAACACGGTTCAATCATGGTTCAATCATGACTGGGACTAGAAGTGTAGGTTAACACAGTGTTGTACAATGATATCAGTGTGGGAATCATGGGGGAATGCACGTAAAGGTACACCTAACAATATAATGTATTCAAATACAACACAGCAAACCACCTCAAAAAGATACCTTATCGTTGACTCAACACTTTCTGgcagtttcaacaaaaaacaaacatcataaGCTTAATATTGCCAGTATTTTTGACCAAAATTGTCCAAATAACACACTGCAAGGAACTCAACTTAGAAACAAAATCAAGTTCCAAAAGTCCATTTCATCCCATTCCTGTTTGCCTTTCCAGAGCATCTTAAAAACCAAGATTAGACAAATTAAAGGATTAAAAAGTGACGGCTTTGTTTGAGTCACAGTTTTGGCCAAACAACACCAGGCCTCTCTGAAAAGTAACTGCTGagtgatttttttccctccactgTTTTGGGCATAAACACATTGAAACAATTAACAAGTTAAGTGTAGCTACTCTCACTagtcttctctctttttctctctttatcttaCTCTTGTTCAGACTTGTTGGGAATCCAGCTCCATAACTTTGTTTAAACCTCAATAACGTTACAAGAAAGTCCCAATATTGATCCAAGAGACAACGAGGGTTTGCTTGCAAGATTAATTGATTCTATACACCTGCAGCTTCTGTTTTACCAGACAGAAATGTTCAGCACTAATAACTCAACCTCAGTAGTTCCTGGGCAATCAGAAGGTACACAAGGGTGGACTTTTTGGGGGAAGGAACTACAAACCAGGAACCACTGGAACTACATTCCTAAAGTGAAAATTAGTTTTTGAAAAAGGGCCATTTTTCACTGCATTTTTAATTCAAGTAATATAAATGAAATCTTTTGACCAAAGTTGATACTGTATATTGCCTTTTGGAACAACAGTCTTTCCTCAATAGCCGTTCATTAAGACTCGCTGAAGAAAGATTGAAAGATAAGTAAAGTTATTGAGTTTCTAAAAAGGTTCCTAGAAAAGTTATTTTGTCCAAAGTAATACAATATATTTCCCTCTGGAACAAAAGACAAGTATTAGTCCCTATAAAGGTTCTTAGCTCAAcactttgaaaatgttttgtgCAGACAACTAAGTGGAGATAATTGAAAAATACAGTTCAAGACTCGCCCTTATCATCACATAACTATTAGTCTCAAACATACAGCATaatctttattttgaaaggtgaTAACACCTAATTTTTTGCCTGTAGTTGGACAGCTGTAAGTGACATCATACTCGTGACTACTTGAAATGCTTTTAGTGATGACTATCAATCCAACTGAGCTCCTCGAGGTCGGACAAGACGAGCTGGAGGGGTGCTGAGGAGACGCAGATAGCATCAGGGAAGAGCACTCAGTGTCCCAGTGTGATGGGTCAACCCCGGGAAGTCAGACCTCGACGCCCCGGCTTACGAGGCGGAGGGCTCCGCCGTCTCACGCCACGGTGATGGGATCCAGCCCCCGCTTCTCACAGCTGCGCCTTCAGACGTGGCGGCAATCAGTGCACATCTGTCGGGAGGGCCTCAGTGTTTACACAGGGATAACCGTACAGTGTCGGCCTCGGCACCGAACTCCTCAGCTGGTCGCTTTGAAGCCACGAAGTTCATCTGAACTGAGGCCCTGTGACACATTCTTTCCCAAACATCCAAAAACATGATAACGAGATCCATGGAAACTCCTCTTCGTTGATGATAAAAGCTGGTGTGGCTATGGCACCATCATGATGAACTCTGCAGCTTTTTGACCCATTTCCTCAGCTTTTTTAGCCTTTTTCTCATTCCCACGAATAACTGACAAATATAATGTGACATTATGTTATTTCCAGCTTTGACACAGTGATGATTAATGGAATGAATGAATTTCAGTGATgcaaaacagcagcagtaaagATCTGGTGTTAGTCCCTCAGAATGAACACTGAAGAGTCAGACAGCAAGTGATTCATCATAGTAGAACAAGGGAGATCAGTGTCttcaccatagactgtatataacaaagtggacatagtcatcgtgatgtcacccattggtttgtgaactacggttttgaagcctcgagttcagcattttggccttggccatcttggtttttggttcttgtttttttttgcaatcagaagtgaaacgagagggtggagctaagtacaactgaacgctgaataagatatttttaggcgaccaaaaatattacaattaactttcatgagctgaaaacacactgtgaaagggttaaagttctgaaaaaaatgtctaaaaaaaaaagtttgaaaaatgtctgaaaataaagtctaaacaatgtctgaaaaaggtaaaaaaaaaaaaagaaatatatctgaaacatgtctgaaaaaaatgtctaaagaaaagatggaaaatgtctgaaaataaagtctaaacaatatctgaaaaagataaaaaaaaaaaaaaaaaatgtctggaaaaaatgtctaaaaaaaagtttgaaaaatgctgggaaaaaagactgaaaaaaaaagtttgaaaaatgttgggaaaaaaaagtctgaaaaaatgtccgtaaaagaaacagtctgaaaaatgtctaaaaaaaagtttgaaaaatgtctgaaaataaagtctaaacaatgtctgaataaggtaaaaaaaaaaaaaaatgtctgaaaaacgtctggaaaaaatgtctaaaaacatttttttttaaaatgctggaaaaaaagactctgaaaaaaaagtttaaaaaatgttgaaaagaaatgtctaaaaaaagtttgaaaaatgtctgaaaataaagtctaaacaatatctgaaaaaggtaaaaaaaaaaaaaaaaaatgtctgaaaaaatgtctaacagaaagtttgaaaaatgtctgaaaataaagtctaaacaatatctgaaaaaggtaaaagaaaaaatgtctgaaaaaaaagtctgaaaaataaagtttggaaaatgctagaaaaaaagtctgaaaaatgtctaaaaaaaaaagtttgaaaaatgttggaaaataaagtctaaacaatgtttgaaaaaggtaaaaaaaaaaaaaaagaaaaaaagaaagtctgagaaatgtctgaataaagtctaaaaaatgtctgaaaaaggaacgactgcaaaaaaaattgtgtaatgcccttgtggctccagagggaacTTCGTGAAATCCGATTGACTCGGTTGGGGCTGAAGACGACAAGTTTGAAATATTGAAATGTGTACAATGGTATAGAAAAGCAACGCAAAATCTGTGGAGTACTCTTTTAAGCGGAGTACAGCTCAGCCTGTGGAAACAGCTGTATGATGTCTTCTGTGTCTCTGAAGGGAGCTTTGATGAGTCTTGAGAAAATAACCCAAGGGTTATCTCAGTTAGGGCTTGGAGTCAGCAttacaaactgggggcatgGAGTTCTAAAGATGTTGGCATTTACCAGGCAGGGAGAGTCTAATGAAAGGACTCCGtgggttgcattatgggaagtgtaggatcctaTGTTTTTGCTATGTGAACCTACTAGGGcctggattttttaaaattaaaatctcATGTCACTTGTTGCGTTATGCACATTGAGTTTCCCTGTGCTAGATAAAATTGCCTAAAAGTCTGCATACctcagcctctgctgcttcaatttCAACCATACTTTTTTCAATCTGTCTCATGTCTTTATgtaagtgcaatactaaatcactGGAGTACCCCTTTAAGATGctgagctattttttttttcttgcatggAAACTCTTTCCTTGTAGGTTTTACTAACAGGAACACCAATAGCTGCTCTCTCCACCTCTGTAAAAACCCACAGATGACAGTACAGTCTTTGTGAAATAACAATTACATGAGTCAGATTTAAGGAAAGTACAGCAAAACGTCAAATGACAGTTTTCATTGCAAAGTTATTCCTGGATTGCGTTCAACATCATtgattatatttataaataaatgtttcgTAAAGTGGATTTTTCCTTTAATAGATGTTGGTACAGTCTACTGCACACTGAAGGAAGGATGGTGTAGAAGTTGGCTTGCAATTCGGAGACTAAGCAAAAAGATAAAGGCCGATACTGGAGTGTTTAAAcaaaatgaacttttttcactgaCTCTTTTCTTCTCATCTTGTCCTCCTCTTATTCAGGTTTAGACTCCAGCACTCGGACTCTGAGCACCCCCAGCCCGGGTCTTATCCTACCATCCaagtcctcctccctctcctcaccTGCCCTCTCCAGTAACGGCCATGAGAccaactcctcttcctcctcttctgccCAAGCCGAGACCGTCGCCGTGGTCCACTCCCAACCTGGCACCCACACGCGCTCACGCCAGTCGAAAAGCCACCACCATGCCCCCATTGACCTCCTCCCCGACCACGCCCTCCTGCAGATCTTCTCCCATCTCCCCACCAATCAGCTCTGCCGCTGCGCACGCGTGTGCCGCCGCTGGTACAACCTGGCGTGGGACCCGAGGCTGTGGAGCACCGTGCGGCTAACGGGAGAGCTGCTCCACGCCGACCGCGCCATCAGGGTGCTGACCCACCGGCTGTGCCAGGACACCCCGAACGTGTGTCTGACCCTGGAGACGGTGGTGGTGAACGGCTGCAAAAGGCTCACCGACCGCGGGCTGCACGTGGTGGCTCAGTGCTGCCCGGAGCTACGCCGCCTGGAGGTCGCCGGATGTTATAACATCTCTAACGATGCTGTGTTTGAGGTGGTGTCCCGCTGCCCCAGCCTGGAACACCTGAACCTCTCaggtaaaaagaaatataacatCTTAGTGGCTAATGGTATGCTCCTTTAGTTTTATTACTGCTACCCGACATCACGCACATGTGTGGATTTACCTCTACTCCGTCCCTCTCAGTCATTCCTACTAAAGCTGGTGAAATCATTAGACTCGCAGGAGAAGCTCTGCCAACCTTAAGCTCCCATGTGGGAGAAGAAAGGCTTTCTTTAGCTGAAAGCAGAACTTACCTCAACGTGAGTAAGGAGAGCGGTCTGCTGCTTTCATTAAGGAAGTGACACAAATAACATTGACTTGGACAGGACTCTGGTGGCAGAGCAGCGTCTGCACCCATTAGCACCAGGAAGTAAGTCCTTTGTTGTAAAAATAGCCGACTTGTGGCTTTTATTTGAAAGgcacaaaataatgaaaatcaaGTCTATTATTTCAACTGGTAAGGACATCAgtctttgattattttttttcctctgaaaaTTGACCTCAGTTTTGGTTTTCTTGGAGTTGTTTGCACTCAAACATCTTCATGCTTCTTGTTGCAGGCGTGGAGCCAAATACAGCAGGTTTTACTGTGGCGCCCTCAAGTGGCTGCTCATAATCAAGCTTCAAAAGTGAAATTAAAGGGAAGGTTCACGTTTTTTGCTGTAATtattcctcctgttcatactggTCGCTAAAAGATCCTTTCCTACTTTTAATGTAATAGATAGGGGGTCAAAATACAAATGTAATGCTAATATCATATACGTAACAGTCTGAATTAGACAAATCAagtggttttggtcttttttagtTAGAAATGAGCTTTACAAAAACTGTTTCATTGTTCATATGGACACCTGACAGTTGTTTTAAGGCAGACTTTAAAAATTGTGAACTTatcctttaaccctttaaaaacggACCTCCTGCGGGAGTTCGgtgtttgcatgatcctgtttaaatggacctaaataaaaaccataatagctagggcattcattctttttgcagcagaaaacTAAGGCTTCTGTCCGTCGTGTCATCACATTGTACACTCGTGATGACGTCATTACTTTACATTACGTGTGGTACAGAATGTGGTGACAACGTGCAATGGCGCCGGAGTATTGGCCTGTAATGGCAGGAGATCGTTGTTAGcgtgatcctgtttaaatcgatctaaaataaaaaaacataatagctAGAGCCTTCATTCATTGTATGCTCATGATGACGTCATTAAGTGAAGTTACGTGCAGAACTTAAAGAAACGAACAAATCGCCTTCGCACTCGATGTGATCATAAAAATGAGCAGatcttaaaaagtaaaaatgtacatCGTTCAAGTAACTTATGGAGTGCTgagaaatattttgttcatgtttttacatttagaaatattttgcatcaatatgttttgtgtgtttatttagtaacatttgtattattttttttatttacatttatatatatttatttaaggatatgaagcatttgaagataACTCCAAGAAAAGACATCccaataagcaaaaataccaatgtaggcactggTGGACCATTTCTActgcagagttcaaagggttgAACAAAAACAATTAGAGAAGTCATTAGTTTGTGAGTTGATAACCtctacttcctcttcctccaggcTGCTCCAAGGTCACATGTATCAGCCTCACCCAGGAGGCCTCGCTCCAGCTGTCCCCGCTACACGGCCAGCAGATCTCCATTCACTTCCTGGACATGACTGATTGTTTTTCCCTCGAGGACGAGGG from Sebastes fasciatus isolate fSebFas1 chromosome 21, fSebFas1.pri, whole genome shotgun sequence encodes:
- the LOC141759824 gene encoding F-box/LRR-repeat protein 7 isoform X2, with translation MPFLQQGLDSSTRTLSTPSPGLILPSKSSSLSSPALSSNGHETNSSSSSSAQAETVAVVHSQPGTHTRSRQSKSHHHAPIDLLPDHALLQIFSHLPTNQLCRCARVCRRWYNLAWDPRLWSTVRLTGELLHADRAIRVLTHRLCQDTPNVCLTLETVVVNGCKRLTDRGLHVVAQCCPELRRLEVAGCYNISNDAVFEVVSRCPSLEHLNLSGCSKVTCISLTQEASLQLSPLHGQQISIHFLDMTDCFSLEDEGLRTIASHCPRLTHLYLRRCIRLTDEALRHLALHCPTIRELSLSDCRLVGDFGLREVARLEGCLRYLSVAHCTRITDVGMRYVARYCPRLRYLNARGCEGLTDHGLSHLARSCPKLKSLDVGKCPLVSDSGLEQLAMYCQGLRRVSLRACESVTGRGLKALAANCCELQLLNVQDCEVSPEALRFVRRHCRRCVIEHTNPAFY
- the LOC141759824 gene encoding F-box/LRR-repeat protein 7 isoform X1, which codes for MGANNGKLYGSEGKGSSSISSDISSSTDHTPTKAPKNVATTEGLDSSTRTLSTPSPGLILPSKSSSLSSPALSSNGHETNSSSSSSAQAETVAVVHSQPGTHTRSRQSKSHHHAPIDLLPDHALLQIFSHLPTNQLCRCARVCRRWYNLAWDPRLWSTVRLTGELLHADRAIRVLTHRLCQDTPNVCLTLETVVVNGCKRLTDRGLHVVAQCCPELRRLEVAGCYNISNDAVFEVVSRCPSLEHLNLSGCSKVTCISLTQEASLQLSPLHGQQISIHFLDMTDCFSLEDEGLRTIASHCPRLTHLYLRRCIRLTDEALRHLALHCPTIRELSLSDCRLVGDFGLREVARLEGCLRYLSVAHCTRITDVGMRYVARYCPRLRYLNARGCEGLTDHGLSHLARSCPKLKSLDVGKCPLVSDSGLEQLAMYCQGLRRVSLRACESVTGRGLKALAANCCELQLLNVQDCEVSPEALRFVRRHCRRCVIEHTNPAFY